The following are encoded in a window of Staphylospora marina genomic DNA:
- a CDS encoding valine--tRNA ligase produces MAEQMKSKLPTAYDPKQTEKKWYDRWLEKDLFRAGTDPAKKPYTIVIPPPNVTGNLHIGHALNSTLQDILIRFKRMQGYDALWLPGMDHAGIATQARVEARLREQGISRHDLGREKFLEQTWKWKDEYSANIASQWARMGLSLDYSRERFTLDEGLSDAVKEVFVRLYEKGLIYRGKYIINWDPEARTALSDIEVIHKEVKGALYHIRYPLKDGSGHIQVATTRPETLLGDTAVAVHPDDERYRDYVGKTVVVPFVNREIPIVADEYVDKEFGSGAVKITPAHDPNDFELGNRHDLPQVLVMDESGRMNENAGKYQGLDRFECRKQIVKDLEELGLLVKVEEHVHSVGHSERSGAVVEPYLSTQWFVKMKPLAERAIQAQKSGQGVRFVPERFEKIYLNWLENIRDWCISRQLWWGHRIPAWYAPDGEVFVARNEEEAYEKARAKYGEDVVLTQDEDVLDTWFSSQLWPFSTLGWPEKTPDLQRYFPTDCLVTGYDIIFFWVARMVFISQEFTGQMPFRDVLLTGLVRDAEGRKMSKSLGNGVDPMDVIDKYGADAMRFMLSTGVTPGNDLRFRWERVESARNFANKIWNASRFALMHLEGVSAEELELRGPFSTADRWILHRLNETVRDVTRMLDRYEFGEAGRILYNFIWDEFCDWYIEFSKLPLYGDDAEAKRVTRSVLVHVLDQSLRLLHPFMPFITEEIRHHLPVKGDSIVIAEWPSVNEAFTDEEAAEEMRTLIETIRAVRNIRAEMEVAPKQQVELLIRPDAGREEAFRRSEGAIRRLCNVGTLVIDPGLTRPGQSMTAVVSGGELFLPLAGLVDIGQTVSRLKAELKKLNAEVERVEKKLSNPGFVAKAPAHVVEAERKKGEEYREKREKVLARLKELEG; encoded by the coding sequence ATGGCAGAACAGATGAAAAGCAAGCTGCCGACGGCCTATGACCCGAAACAGACGGAGAAGAAGTGGTATGACCGCTGGCTGGAAAAAGACCTGTTCAGGGCCGGCACCGATCCGGCGAAAAAGCCGTACACCATTGTGATCCCGCCGCCGAACGTGACGGGAAATCTGCACATCGGACATGCGCTCAACAGCACGCTGCAAGACATCCTGATCCGGTTCAAGCGCATGCAGGGGTATGACGCTCTTTGGTTGCCGGGCATGGATCATGCGGGAATCGCCACGCAGGCGCGTGTGGAAGCCAGACTGCGCGAACAGGGCATCAGCCGACACGATCTGGGACGCGAGAAATTTTTGGAACAGACATGGAAGTGGAAGGATGAGTATTCCGCCAACATCGCTTCCCAGTGGGCACGGATGGGACTGTCGCTCGACTATTCCCGCGAACGCTTCACCTTGGACGAAGGGTTGTCCGATGCCGTGAAGGAAGTGTTTGTCCGCCTGTATGAGAAAGGACTGATCTACCGCGGGAAATACATCATCAACTGGGATCCCGAAGCCCGCACCGCTCTCTCCGACATCGAAGTGATTCACAAAGAAGTGAAAGGGGCTCTGTATCACATCCGCTATCCGCTGAAAGACGGATCCGGACACATCCAGGTGGCCACCACCCGTCCGGAAACGCTGCTCGGCGACACGGCGGTGGCGGTCCATCCGGACGATGAGCGGTACAGGGATTACGTCGGAAAAACGGTCGTGGTCCCGTTCGTCAACCGGGAGATTCCGATCGTTGCCGACGAGTACGTGGACAAAGAGTTCGGCAGCGGCGCGGTGAAAATCACCCCGGCCCATGACCCCAACGATTTTGAGCTCGGCAACCGGCACGATTTGCCGCAGGTGCTGGTCATGGACGAATCCGGCCGCATGAACGAAAACGCCGGAAAATATCAGGGACTCGACCGTTTCGAATGCCGCAAACAGATCGTGAAGGATCTGGAGGAACTGGGGCTCTTGGTCAAAGTGGAGGAGCACGTCCACTCCGTGGGGCACAGCGAACGGTCCGGCGCCGTGGTCGAACCGTATTTGTCCACCCAGTGGTTCGTGAAAATGAAGCCGCTCGCCGAGCGGGCCATCCAGGCTCAAAAAAGCGGACAGGGAGTCCGGTTTGTGCCCGAGCGCTTCGAGAAAATTTACCTGAACTGGTTGGAGAACATCCGTGACTGGTGCATTTCCCGTCAGCTGTGGTGGGGGCATCGCATCCCGGCCTGGTATGCGCCGGACGGTGAAGTGTTCGTCGCCCGCAACGAGGAAGAGGCATACGAGAAAGCCCGGGCAAAGTATGGGGAGGACGTCGTTCTCACGCAGGACGAAGACGTGCTGGACACCTGGTTCAGCTCGCAACTGTGGCCGTTTTCCACGCTGGGCTGGCCGGAAAAAACCCCCGATCTTCAGCGCTATTTCCCGACCGACTGTCTGGTGACGGGTTATGACATCATCTTCTTCTGGGTGGCCCGGATGGTCTTCATCTCGCAGGAGTTCACCGGCCAAATGCCGTTCCGTGACGTGCTTCTCACCGGCCTGGTGCGGGATGCCGAGGGACGGAAAATGTCCAAGTCGCTGGGCAACGGGGTCGACCCGATGGACGTGATCGACAAATACGGGGCGGACGCCATGCGCTTCATGCTTTCCACAGGCGTGACACCGGGCAATGATTTGAGATTCCGCTGGGAGAGGGTCGAGTCGGCACGAAACTTTGCCAACAAGATCTGGAATGCTTCCCGTTTTGCCTTGATGCACCTGGAAGGCGTGTCCGCGGAAGAACTGGAGCTGAGAGGTCCCTTCTCCACGGCCGACCGCTGGATTCTCCATCGCCTGAACGAGACGGTGAGGGACGTCACCCGGATGCTGGACCGTTATGAATTCGGGGAAGCCGGTCGCATTCTGTACAACTTCATCTGGGATGAATTCTGCGACTGGTACATCGAATTCTCCAAACTCCCGCTGTACGGCGATGACGCGGAAGCCAAACGGGTCACGCGTTCCGTGCTGGTGCACGTGCTGGACCAATCGCTTCGCCTGCTTCATCCGTTCATGCCGTTCATCACCGAGGAGATCCGCCATCACCTTCCGGTGAAGGGAGACAGCATCGTCATTGCCGAATGGCCGAGCGTGAATGAGGCCTTCACGGATGAAGAGGCGGCTGAGGAAATGCGGACCTTGATCGAAACCATCCGGGCGGTGCGCAATATCCGGGCCGAAATGGAAGTGGCTCCCAAACAGCAGGTGGAGCTCTTGATCCGCCCCGATGCGGGCCGCGAAGAGGCGTTCCGTCGGAGCGAAGGAGCCATCCGCCGGCTGTGCAACGTGGGAACGCTTGTCATCGATCCCGGACTGACCAGGCCCGGACAATCCATGACGGCCGTGGTTTCCGGAGGGGAATTGTTCCTCCCGTTGGCCGGATTGGTGGACATCGGACAGACCGTTTCCCGTCTGAAAGCCGAATTGAAAAAGCTGAACGCGGAAGTGGAACGCGTGGAGAAGAAATTGTCCAACCCCGGTTTTGTCGCCAAAGCACCCGCCCACGTGGTGGAAGCGGAGCGCAAAAAAGGAGAGGAGTACCGCGAAAAACGCGAAAAGGTGCTCGCCCGTCTGAAAGAATTGGAAGGTTGA
- a CDS encoding bifunctional folylpolyglutamate synthase/dihydrofolate synthase produces MNTVPLTSASDVFAWMDRALARNIKPGLERMEWALERLDHPQRRLKYIHVAGTNGKGSTAAMIDAVLREAGYPTGMFISPYVTSWRERIRFDGEPIPEESFVRWANELRPLVGEMAESGPGAPTPFEFWTLLAILYFAHEACPWFVVWETGLGGRLDSTNVVWPLVSVITTVGMEHREWLGDTVSEIAREKAGIIKAGVPVICGETSEEALSVIAETAKNKQCDLYVRDRDFAVESVSSDLDGHRFHFRNVYRRLEDLRIPLAGAHQLSNAAVAAMTLEILRQRYATVIDPEHFQEGLAKTDWPGRLEKVSNRPMILLDGAHNPDGMNALAETVRQYGDGKRIFVVAVMKDKDVRDMLRPIADLADLFVATQVGGESRSLPAEELAAELRGLSPDTETVVEPVAENAVRLARGRATEQDLITVAGSLFLVAEVRPMLVRTEEA; encoded by the coding sequence ATGAACACTGTGCCTCTGACTTCGGCAAGCGATGTGTTTGCTTGGATGGACCGGGCTCTTGCCCGAAACATCAAACCCGGCCTTGAACGGATGGAGTGGGCCCTGGAACGGCTCGATCATCCGCAACGCCGGCTCAAGTACATCCACGTCGCCGGAACCAACGGCAAAGGATCCACGGCCGCGATGATTGACGCTGTCCTGCGGGAAGCCGGCTATCCGACCGGCATGTTCATCTCGCCGTATGTGACCTCCTGGAGAGAGCGCATCCGGTTTGACGGTGAGCCGATTCCGGAAGAGTCGTTTGTCCGTTGGGCGAATGAGTTGCGCCCGCTGGTCGGGGAAATGGCGGAATCGGGGCCGGGAGCACCCACTCCGTTTGAATTTTGGACATTGCTGGCGATTTTGTATTTTGCCCATGAGGCTTGCCCTTGGTTTGTCGTCTGGGAAACGGGACTCGGAGGGCGATTGGACTCCACCAACGTGGTTTGGCCGCTCGTTTCCGTCATCACCACGGTGGGGATGGAACATCGGGAATGGCTGGGTGACACCGTGTCGGAGATCGCCCGGGAAAAAGCGGGGATCATCAAGGCGGGAGTGCCCGTCATCTGCGGGGAAACCTCTGAGGAAGCCCTGTCTGTGATCGCGGAGACGGCCAAAAACAAACAATGTGACCTGTACGTTCGGGATCGGGATTTCGCGGTGGAGTCCGTTTCATCCGACCTGGACGGGCACCGGTTCCATTTCAGGAATGTGTACCGTCGCCTGGAAGACCTGCGCATTCCGCTGGCCGGGGCGCATCAGCTTTCCAATGCCGCGGTGGCTGCCATGACGCTGGAAATTCTCCGGCAACGATACGCCACGGTGATCGACCCCGAACATTTCCAAGAGGGATTGGCCAAGACGGATTGGCCGGGCAGGTTGGAGAAAGTGTCAAACCGACCGATGATACTCCTGGACGGCGCTCACAATCCGGACGGGATGAATGCACTGGCGGAGACGGTGAGGCAATATGGCGACGGAAAAAGGATTTTCGTTGTCGCGGTGATGAAGGACAAGGACGTTCGGGACATGCTCCGTCCGATTGCGGACCTGGCGGACCTGTTCGTGGCCACCCAGGTCGGCGGCGAATCGCGGAGTCTTCCGGCGGAAGAGTTGGCTGCCGAACTGCGCGGCTTGTCACCGGATACGGAAACGGTGGTCGAGCCCGTGGCGGAGAATGCCGTTCGTCTGGCGAGAGGGCGTGCAACGGAACAAGACCTGATCACGGTGGCCGGTTCCCTCTTTTTGGTTGCAGAGGTGCGGCCGATGCTTGTCCGGACGGAGGAAGCATGA
- the murC gene encoding UDP-N-acetylmuramate--L-alanine ligase, with amino-acid sequence MQNIKRVHFIGIGGYGMSAIARVLLDLGWEVTGSDVAENALVQKLIERGANVSIGHRAENVGDVDMVVYSSSIAPDNVERLAAEERGIEVLHRSQMLARLLNDKKGVAVAGAHGKTTTSSMIAQTLELCGADPTYVIGGEIVSLKGNAKAGSSDWVVAEADESDGTFLEYFPHIAVVTNIEPDHLENYGGDFENLKNAYRSFLRQVRPEGIAILGWDDPYVREMAGEVRGRVTTYALDRPADFTARNIRHRLRETTFEVYRGEEMLGEITLRIPGRHNVANALATVIAALEAGLAFDDIARALYEFQGAKRRFQVIGEVDGVLVVDDYAHHPTEIAATLKGARALNRRIVAVFQPQRYSRTHLLFDEFSRSFGEADEVIINTVYAPPGEKPIPGVSAERLAERIRENSNPNARFFETKEEIEEYLLDTVRPGDLVMTMGAGDIWRLAHGLVPKLETRVRKA; translated from the coding sequence TTGCAAAACATCAAACGCGTGCACTTCATCGGCATCGGCGGTTACGGAATGAGTGCGATTGCCCGTGTGCTTTTGGATCTGGGCTGGGAAGTGACCGGATCCGACGTGGCGGAAAACGCGCTGGTGCAGAAACTGATCGAGCGGGGAGCCAATGTGTCGATCGGTCACCGCGCCGAAAATGTGGGAGACGTGGACATGGTGGTCTACTCTTCCAGCATTGCCCCGGACAACGTGGAACGTCTTGCGGCCGAGGAACGGGGAATCGAAGTTCTGCATCGTTCGCAGATGTTGGCACGTCTGCTCAATGACAAAAAGGGAGTCGCCGTGGCCGGTGCGCACGGCAAGACCACCACGTCGTCAATGATCGCGCAAACCTTGGAGTTGTGCGGTGCTGATCCCACCTATGTCATCGGAGGGGAAATTGTCAGCCTGAAAGGCAACGCCAAAGCGGGAAGCAGCGATTGGGTGGTGGCCGAAGCGGATGAAAGCGACGGCACGTTCCTTGAATATTTTCCGCATATTGCGGTGGTCACCAACATCGAGCCGGACCATTTGGAAAATTACGGAGGGGACTTTGAGAACCTGAAAAACGCTTATCGCTCTTTCCTGCGGCAGGTGCGGCCCGAGGGAATTGCCATCCTTGGATGGGACGACCCGTATGTCCGGGAGATGGCCGGAGAAGTTCGCGGCCGCGTCACCACGTACGCCTTGGACAGGCCGGCCGATTTCACCGCGCGGAACATCCGCCATCGCTTGAGGGAAACGACATTTGAGGTGTACCGCGGCGAAGAGATGCTCGGGGAAATCACCTTGCGCATTCCGGGTCGCCACAATGTGGCCAATGCTCTTGCCACCGTGATCGCCGCATTGGAAGCGGGGTTGGCGTTCGACGACATTGCCCGCGCCCTGTATGAATTCCAGGGAGCGAAACGACGCTTCCAAGTGATCGGGGAAGTGGACGGGGTCCTGGTCGTGGACGATTACGCCCACCACCCGACGGAAATCGCCGCCACCCTGAAAGGGGCTCGTGCCCTGAACCGCCGGATTGTTGCCGTATTCCAGCCGCAAAGATATTCCCGCACCCATCTGTTGTTCGATGAATTCAGCCGCTCGTTCGGTGAGGCGGATGAAGTCATCATCAACACGGTGTATGCACCGCCGGGCGAAAAACCCATTCCGGGCGTCAGCGCGGAACGACTGGCGGAGCGCATCAGGGAAAACAGCAATCCGAACGCCCGTTTCTTCGAGACCAAGGAAGAGATCGAGGAGTATCTGCTCGACACCGTCCGACCCGGAGATCTGGTCATGACGATGGGGGCCGGAGACATTTGGAGATTGGCACACGGTCTGGTGCCGAAGTTGGAAACACGTGTCCGGAAAGCATGA
- a CDS encoding SCO family protein, with amino-acid sequence MKRLVMAPAVLAATMALVLAGCDSSGKQAGHEHHGTSEQEAPQTTNNDVSSLNWRVPDFTFTDQGGKPFGLKDLKGKFWLADFVFTRCPDVCPPMTANMARVQEHLKKAGVSVEIVSFSVDPEYDTPERLTAFAEDHQADLSTWHFLTGYKVEEIEKIAMEAFKGPVRQQKSPSPEVPILVTHPTQFYLIDDTGKVVRFYDGLKPDPDRILEDVKQLTGK; translated from the coding sequence ATGAAGCGGTTGGTTATGGCTCCCGCGGTGCTGGCGGCGACGATGGCGCTGGTGTTGGCCGGATGCGATTCTTCCGGGAAACAGGCCGGACATGAGCATCACGGCACTTCCGAACAGGAAGCTCCGCAAACGACGAACAATGATGTCTCCTCGCTGAACTGGCGAGTTCCTGATTTCACCTTCACCGACCAGGGCGGGAAACCGTTCGGATTGAAAGATCTCAAGGGGAAATTCTGGCTGGCTGACTTCGTGTTCACCCGTTGTCCCGATGTATGTCCCCCGATGACCGCCAACATGGCCCGTGTCCAAGAGCATCTGAAAAAAGCGGGAGTAAGTGTGGAAATCGTCTCTTTCAGTGTCGATCCCGAGTATGACACGCCGGAGCGATTGACCGCTTTTGCCGAAGATCATCAGGCGGATCTTTCCACCTGGCATTTTCTGACCGGATACAAGGTGGAAGAGATTGAAAAGATCGCCATGGAAGCTTTCAAGGGACCCGTCCGGCAGCAGAAGAGCCCCTCACCCGAAGTGCCCATTCTGGTGACGCACCCCACCCAGTTTTACCTGATTGACGATACCGGCAAAGTGGTGCGGTTTTATGACGGTCTGAAGCCGGATCCGGACCGGATTTTGGAAGATGTCAAACAATTGACGGGAAAATGA
- a CDS encoding class I SAM-dependent methyltransferase → MLINFHDRANRLSYAGRNVDPAWRGFMEQVIDWRGKRVVDIGCGGGIYTKEMLRLGAEHVVGIDFSEAMLSVAKTEHKGIEFRKGDACDTGLVAGSFDLVFSRALIHHLRDLTAYFREVFRILKPGGIVMTQNRTIADCQLPGSPRHLRGYFFERFPRLLQVEQSRRHSHEDVVRALLETGFAGVVCKSFWETRKTYATFDQFADEMRNRSGRSILHELTDREIEELIGDLAQKTGTASPVTDRDRWSVWIAVRPE, encoded by the coding sequence ATGTTGATCAATTTTCACGATCGCGCGAATCGTTTGTCGTATGCCGGGCGAAATGTGGATCCGGCCTGGAGGGGCTTCATGGAGCAAGTGATCGATTGGCGCGGAAAACGGGTCGTGGATATCGGTTGCGGCGGAGGCATTTATACCAAAGAAATGTTGCGTCTCGGCGCCGAACATGTTGTCGGGATTGACTTTTCGGAGGCCATGCTGTCAGTGGCGAAAACGGAACACAAGGGGATTGAATTTCGCAAAGGGGATGCCTGTGACACCGGATTGGTGGCCGGCTCATTTGATCTGGTCTTTTCACGTGCTTTGATCCATCATCTCCGCGATTTGACGGCTTATTTCCGGGAAGTCTTTCGGATTCTCAAACCCGGCGGGATCGTCATGACGCAAAACCGCACAATCGCAGATTGTCAACTGCCGGGGAGTCCCCGGCATCTTCGTGGATATTTTTTCGAAAGGTTCCCCCGCTTGCTGCAAGTGGAGCAAAGCCGGAGACATAGCCATGAGGACGTGGTGCGGGCTTTGCTGGAAACCGGTTTTGCAGGGGTCGTTTGCAAGTCATTCTGGGAAACACGAAAAACCTATGCAACGTTTGATCAGTTTGCCGATGAAATGAGGAACCGGTCAGGCCGGTCGATTTTGCATGAATTGACGGACCGGGAGATCGAGGAACTCATCGGGGATCTCGCGCAAAAAACAGGTACCGCATCTCCCGTCACGGACAGGGATCGTTGGTCAGTCTGGATTGCCGTTCGTCCGGAATGA